One segment of Anastrepha obliqua isolate idAnaObli1 chromosome 3, idAnaObli1_1.0, whole genome shotgun sequence DNA contains the following:
- the LOC129240991 gene encoding probable G-protein coupled receptor Mth-like 8 isoform X1: MRTQLKMSSSETQNKANKANKGGQMCAPTLVKAIKSVRYDVAKKRWPLIAAFIIISTCCCCCNVMAANSAPPEMRYPCAFIDTINVTGTPWAYEQPNVTFAADTKLNNTNNINNIKINSTVVSNNHHDDNNNTNFLHSLGITSIPRELIAEYQFVIKDGVRVKVERHLRACICKLKPCIRFCCAEGRYYDTASKSCMPILSVIDADISNGSRQSIALTGLDHHEVPVLGTDGRIQLANTEQHFNVHIGVPCERMRFVYRNSELVHWTLFENGTIANQNYVFPNYYCYTPHQLDNVTWSWQPLACVPNKLLFVLGKKEWTYAICLILAVICMSIILFVYLFCNDMRNTFYGVAIKVYSLCIIIGYSLMAHLTLTDPVKFSTLSCINIPACVILYLVLSFYILSFISFNFYMHFHGIILSRLMFWLIFFPIALLTVGWSIFAANNIYDGKQVFGGDTCWFDPSNWSIMVYFYAPIFIACVLTIFFYILTLIHISEWRDYNMRKPTESLEENCFKSFWKFFTYTFVVFLVCVTSFVINYYRKEGTHINYAVCLFIAFHGFGGLYALIGQNRQIQNFLRRIEDDVSSDDESAVHMSGF; the protein is encoded by the exons atgcgaACACAATTAAAAATGTCTTCGAGCGAAAcacaaaacaaagccaacaaagccaacaaaggCGGCCAAATGTGCGCGCCAACATTAGTGAAAGCAATTAAATCTGTACGATATGATGTGGCAAAAAAGCGTTGGCCGCTAATAGCTGCTTTTATCATCATCAgtacatgttgttgttgttgcaacgtCATGGCAGCAAATAGCGCACCGCCGGAGATGAGATACCCATGCGCCTTTATTGATACCATCAACGTAACCGGTACTCCCTGGGCGTATGAGCAACCTAATGTTACCTTCGCTGCGGATACTAAActcaacaacaccaacaacatcaacaatatAAAAATCAACAGCACTGTTGTTAGTAATAACCATCATgacgacaacaacaatacaaactTTCTTCACAGTCTCGGCATTACATCCATACCGCGCGAATTGATTGCCGAATATCAGTTTGTCATCAAGGATGGGGTGCGCGTTAAAGTGGAACGTCACCTGCGCGCTTGCATTTGCAAACTGAAGCCATGCATACGCTTTTGCTGTGCAGAGGGGCGCTACTATGATACGGCTAGCAAGTCATGCATGCCCATTCTGAGCGTCATCGATGCCGACATATCCAACGGCAGTCGACAGAGCATCGCTTTGACTGGCTTGGACCATCACGAGGTACCGGTGTTGGGAACGGACGGCCGCATACAATTGGCGAACACAGAGCAGCATTTTAATGTACATATTGGTGTTCCTTGCGAACGGATGCGTTTCGTATATAGAAACAGCGAGTTGGTGCATTGGACTTTGTTCGAG AATGGCACAATTGCAAACCAGAACTACGTATTCCCGAACTATTACTGTTATACGCCGCATCAGTTGGACAATGTGACATGGAGTTGGCAGCCGTTGGCCTGTGTACCGAACAAGTTGCTTTTCGTTTTGGGCAAAAAAGAGTGGACCTATGCAATTT GCTTAATTCTGGCCGTCATCTGTATGAGTATTATCCTATTCGTCTACCTCTTCTGCAATGATATGCGCAACACATTCTATGGCGTCGCCATCAAAGTCTACTCGCTATGCATAATCATTGGTTACTCGCTGATGGCCCACCTCACGCTCACAGATCCGGTGAAGTTCAGCACGCTGTCCTGCATCAATATAC CCGCTTGCGTTATCCTATATTTGGTGTTATCCTTCTACATTCTGAGCTTCATCAGCTtcaatttttatatgcattttcaTGGTATTATCCTGTCACGTCTAATGTTTTGGTTGATTTTCTTTCCGATCGCCCTGCTGACGGTCGGCTGGTCGATCTTCGCCGCCAACAACATCTATGACGGTAAACAAGTATTCGGCGGCGATACCTGTTGGTTTGATC CAAGCAATTGGTCCATTATGGTATATTTTTATGCGCCGATTTTCATTGCGTGCGTTCTgaccatttttttctatattctcACATTGATCCATATCAGTGAGTGGCGCGACTACAATATGCGCAAGCCCACGGAGTCACTCGAGGAGAATTG CTTTAAATCTTTCTGGAAGTTCTTCACCTACACTTTCGTGGTGTTTCTAGTCTGCGTCACTTCGTTTGTAATCAACTACTATCGCAAGGAGGGGACGCACATTAATTATGCGGTCTGTTTATTCATCGCTTTTCATGGCTTCGGCGGCTTGTATGCACTGATCGGTCAAAATCggcaaattcaaaatttcctaCGACGCATCGAGGACGACGT CAGCAGTGATGACGAGAGCGCGGTGCACATGTCCGGCTTCTAA
- the LOC129240991 gene encoding probable G-protein coupled receptor Mth-like 8 isoform X2 codes for MRTQLKMSSSETQNKANKANKGGQMCAPTLVKAIKSVRYDVAKKRWPLIAAFIIISTCCCCCNVMAANSAPPEMRYPCAFIDTINVTGTPWAYEQPNVTFAADTKLNNTNNINNIKINSTVVSNNHHDDNNNTNFLHSLGITSIPRELIAEYQFVIKDGVRVKVERHLRACICKLKPCIRFCCAEGRYYDTASKSCMPILSVIDADISNGSRQSIALTGLDHHEVPVLGTDGRIQLANTEQHFNVHIGVPCERMRFVYRNSELVHWTLFENGTIANQNYVFPNYYCYTPHQLDNVTWSWQPLACVPNKLLFVLGKKEWTYAICLILAVICMSIILFVYLFCNDMRNTFYGVAIKVYSLCIIIGYSLMAHLTLTDPVKFSTLSCINIPACVILYLVLSFYILSFISFNFYMHFHGIILSRLMFWLIFFPIALLTVGWSIFAANNIYDGKQVFGGDTCWFDPSNWSIMVYFYAPIFIACVLTIFFYILTLIHISEWRDYNMRKPTESLEENCFKSFWKFFTYTFVVFLVCVTSFVINYYRKEGTHINYAVCLFIAFHGFGGLYALIGQNRQIQNFLRRIEDDVSDDESAVHMSGF; via the exons atgcgaACACAATTAAAAATGTCTTCGAGCGAAAcacaaaacaaagccaacaaagccaacaaaggCGGCCAAATGTGCGCGCCAACATTAGTGAAAGCAATTAAATCTGTACGATATGATGTGGCAAAAAAGCGTTGGCCGCTAATAGCTGCTTTTATCATCATCAgtacatgttgttgttgttgcaacgtCATGGCAGCAAATAGCGCACCGCCGGAGATGAGATACCCATGCGCCTTTATTGATACCATCAACGTAACCGGTACTCCCTGGGCGTATGAGCAACCTAATGTTACCTTCGCTGCGGATACTAAActcaacaacaccaacaacatcaacaatatAAAAATCAACAGCACTGTTGTTAGTAATAACCATCATgacgacaacaacaatacaaactTTCTTCACAGTCTCGGCATTACATCCATACCGCGCGAATTGATTGCCGAATATCAGTTTGTCATCAAGGATGGGGTGCGCGTTAAAGTGGAACGTCACCTGCGCGCTTGCATTTGCAAACTGAAGCCATGCATACGCTTTTGCTGTGCAGAGGGGCGCTACTATGATACGGCTAGCAAGTCATGCATGCCCATTCTGAGCGTCATCGATGCCGACATATCCAACGGCAGTCGACAGAGCATCGCTTTGACTGGCTTGGACCATCACGAGGTACCGGTGTTGGGAACGGACGGCCGCATACAATTGGCGAACACAGAGCAGCATTTTAATGTACATATTGGTGTTCCTTGCGAACGGATGCGTTTCGTATATAGAAACAGCGAGTTGGTGCATTGGACTTTGTTCGAG AATGGCACAATTGCAAACCAGAACTACGTATTCCCGAACTATTACTGTTATACGCCGCATCAGTTGGACAATGTGACATGGAGTTGGCAGCCGTTGGCCTGTGTACCGAACAAGTTGCTTTTCGTTTTGGGCAAAAAAGAGTGGACCTATGCAATTT GCTTAATTCTGGCCGTCATCTGTATGAGTATTATCCTATTCGTCTACCTCTTCTGCAATGATATGCGCAACACATTCTATGGCGTCGCCATCAAAGTCTACTCGCTATGCATAATCATTGGTTACTCGCTGATGGCCCACCTCACGCTCACAGATCCGGTGAAGTTCAGCACGCTGTCCTGCATCAATATAC CCGCTTGCGTTATCCTATATTTGGTGTTATCCTTCTACATTCTGAGCTTCATCAGCTtcaatttttatatgcattttcaTGGTATTATCCTGTCACGTCTAATGTTTTGGTTGATTTTCTTTCCGATCGCCCTGCTGACGGTCGGCTGGTCGATCTTCGCCGCCAACAACATCTATGACGGTAAACAAGTATTCGGCGGCGATACCTGTTGGTTTGATC CAAGCAATTGGTCCATTATGGTATATTTTTATGCGCCGATTTTCATTGCGTGCGTTCTgaccatttttttctatattctcACATTGATCCATATCAGTGAGTGGCGCGACTACAATATGCGCAAGCCCACGGAGTCACTCGAGGAGAATTG CTTTAAATCTTTCTGGAAGTTCTTCACCTACACTTTCGTGGTGTTTCTAGTCTGCGTCACTTCGTTTGTAATCAACTACTATCGCAAGGAGGGGACGCACATTAATTATGCGGTCTGTTTATTCATCGCTTTTCATGGCTTCGGCGGCTTGTATGCACTGATCGGTCAAAATCggcaaattcaaaatttcctaCGACGCATCGAGGACGACGT CAGTGATGACGAGAGCGCGGTGCACATGTCCGGCTTCTAA